In the genome of Streptomyces sp. NBC_00190, one region contains:
- a CDS encoding NUDIX hydrolase has translation MTTPEFIRDIRATAGHRLLLLPGVTAIVLDDRGRVLLGRRSDTGRWSVVGGIAEPGEQPAETAVREVYEETAVRCVPERVVLVQMLEPITYPNGDVCQFQDITFRCRATGGEARANDSESLEVAWFDVDALPPLERFALDRIHQALRDEPTWFEAPAADLEGQSADA, from the coding sequence ATGACCACTCCGGAATTCATCCGCGACATCCGTGCCACCGCCGGTCACCGGCTGCTTCTGCTGCCCGGGGTCACGGCCATCGTCCTCGACGACCGGGGCCGGGTGCTGCTCGGCCGGCGCTCCGACACCGGGCGGTGGTCCGTGGTCGGCGGGATCGCCGAGCCGGGGGAGCAGCCCGCCGAGACCGCCGTGCGCGAGGTGTACGAGGAGACGGCCGTGCGGTGCGTCCCCGAGCGGGTGGTCCTCGTACAGATGCTGGAGCCGATCACCTACCCCAACGGTGACGTCTGCCAGTTCCAGGACATCACCTTCCGCTGCCGCGCGACCGGCGGCGAGGCCCGGGCGAATGACAGCGAGTCGCTGGAGGTGGCCTGGTTCGACGTGGACGCGCTCCCCCCGCTGGAACGGTTCGCCCTGGACCGCATCCACCAGGCCCTCCGCGACGAGCCGACCTGGTTCGAGGCCCCCGCCGCCGACCTCGAGGGTCAGTCCGCCGACGCCTGA
- a CDS encoding Tm-1-like ATP-binding domain-containing protein produces the protein MTNVVLVGTLDTKGVEYGWLRERLLRAGVEVTLVDTGVMGEPRVPADIPREAVARAAGAELPELRAAADRGAAVTTMAQGAEVTLLRLHAEGRLHAVLAIGGSGGTSIATRAMRALPLGVPKLMVSSMASGDVSPYVGSADITMMYSVVDIAGINSISAPVLANAVEAVAGMAKAFARTAPDTRRAARLGAGGRPLVAASMAGVTTTGVDAARERLTELGYEVLVFHVSGSGGRTLEKLAGQGVFAGVLDLTLSELADDLCGGILTAGPDRLSAAGLAGIPQVVSLGALDMVKFGPLETLPEKARYRRVRVHNPSITVIRTTEAECAELGRRVAAKLRAATGPTAVCVPLRGLSTLGAPGGPYHDPDADRALFSALRDGLRGSAARLYDYDTHINDPDFGRAAADRLHAMIGAVPAAA, from the coding sequence ATGACGAACGTCGTGCTGGTGGGAACCCTGGACACCAAGGGTGTGGAGTACGGCTGGCTGCGCGAGAGGCTGCTGCGCGCCGGCGTCGAAGTGACACTGGTCGATACGGGAGTGATGGGCGAGCCCCGGGTGCCCGCCGACATCCCGCGTGAAGCGGTGGCCCGGGCCGCGGGAGCTGAACTGCCGGAACTGCGCGCGGCCGCCGACCGGGGCGCGGCCGTCACCACGATGGCCCAAGGTGCGGAGGTGACCCTGTTGCGCCTGCACGCCGAGGGCCGGCTGCACGCGGTGCTCGCGATCGGCGGCAGCGGAGGCACCTCCATCGCCACCCGGGCGATGCGCGCCCTGCCGCTGGGCGTGCCGAAACTGATGGTCTCGTCCATGGCGTCGGGCGATGTCTCGCCGTACGTGGGCTCGGCGGACATCACGATGATGTACAGCGTCGTGGACATAGCGGGGATCAACAGCATCTCCGCGCCCGTCCTGGCCAACGCCGTGGAGGCGGTCGCGGGCATGGCCAAAGCCTTCGCCCGCACGGCCCCGGACACCCGCCGCGCGGCCCGGCTGGGCGCGGGCGGCCGCCCGCTGGTCGCGGCGAGCATGGCGGGCGTGACCACGACCGGCGTGGACGCGGCCCGCGAACGGCTGACCGAACTGGGCTACGAGGTACTCGTCTTCCACGTCAGCGGCAGCGGCGGCCGCACCCTGGAGAAGCTGGCCGGCCAGGGGGTCTTCGCGGGGGTCCTCGACCTCACCCTCAGCGAGCTCGCCGACGATCTGTGCGGCGGCATCCTCACCGCCGGCCCCGACCGGCTCAGTGCGGCCGGGCTGGCCGGGATTCCGCAGGTGGTGAGCCTGGGCGCACTGGACATGGTCAAGTTCGGCCCGCTGGAGACGCTGCCCGAAAAGGCCCGCTACCGGCGGGTCCGCGTCCACAACCCGTCCATCACGGTGATCCGTACGACCGAGGCCGAGTGCGCGGAACTGGGCCGCCGGGTCGCCGCCAAACTCCGCGCGGCCACCGGCCCCACCGCGGTCTGCGTCCCCTTGCGCGGACTGTCCACGCTCGGCGCGCCGGGTGGCCCCTACCATGACCCCGACGCGGACCGGGCCCTGTTCTCGGCGCTGCGCGACGGCTTGCGGGGCAGCGCCGCCCGGCTCTACGACTACGACACCCACATCAACGACCCGGACTTCGGACGGGCGGCGGCCGACCGGCTGCACGCCATGATCGGCGCGGTGCCGGCCGCCGCCTGA
- a CDS encoding cation diffusion facilitator family transporter, giving the protein MTGHDHAHDDTGHAGHGGHSHGVAADADRRWLAIALGLIGAFMAVEVIVGIMANSLALISDAAHMLTDAVSIVLALIAMRLAARPARGGFTYGLKRAEILSAQANGLTLILLAVWLAYEAVRRLMDPPPVEGGLVLVTALAGIVVNVAAAWCISKANRSSLAVEGAYQHILNDLFAFIGTAVAGLIVLTTGFRQADAIATLVVVVLMVRAGYGLLRESGRIFLEAAPAHMDPDAVGDRLVAHPPVTEVHDLHIWTITSGTAALSAHVLVEPAGDCHAVRRDLERMLAEEYGITHTTLQVDHVQDTLLTVGRAGGEGPQDAHCADAHGPVHRQGPHDH; this is encoded by the coding sequence ATGACCGGGCACGACCACGCGCACGACGACACCGGCCACGCAGGCCACGGCGGGCACAGCCACGGCGTGGCCGCCGATGCCGACCGGCGCTGGCTGGCGATCGCGCTCGGCCTGATCGGCGCGTTCATGGCCGTCGAGGTGATCGTCGGCATCATGGCCAACTCGCTGGCCCTGATCTCCGATGCGGCCCACATGCTGACCGACGCCGTCTCGATCGTCCTCGCGCTGATCGCGATGCGGCTCGCCGCCCGTCCGGCGCGCGGTGGTTTCACGTACGGCCTCAAGCGGGCGGAGATACTCTCCGCCCAGGCCAACGGGCTGACCCTGATCCTGCTGGCGGTCTGGCTGGCGTACGAGGCGGTGCGGCGGCTGATGGATCCGCCGCCGGTGGAGGGCGGCCTGGTCCTGGTGACCGCGCTCGCGGGCATCGTGGTCAACGTGGCCGCGGCCTGGTGCATCTCGAAGGCGAACCGGTCCTCGCTGGCCGTCGAGGGTGCCTACCAGCACATCCTGAACGACTTGTTCGCCTTCATCGGGACGGCCGTCGCCGGTCTGATCGTGCTCACCACCGGCTTCCGGCAGGCCGACGCGATCGCCACGCTCGTGGTGGTGGTGCTGATGGTCAGGGCGGGCTACGGTCTGCTCCGCGAGTCCGGCCGGATCTTCCTGGAGGCCGCTCCGGCCCATATGGACCCGGACGCGGTGGGCGACCGGCTCGTCGCACACCCGCCGGTCACCGAGGTGCACGACCTGCACATCTGGACCATCACCTCCGGGACGGCGGCGCTCTCCGCGCACGTGCTCGTCGAGCCGGCGGGCGACTGCCACGCGGTGCGCCGGGACCTGGAGCGGATGCTGGCCGAGGAGTACGGGATCACGCACACCACCCTCCAGGTGGACCACGTACAGGACACCCTCCTTACGGTCGGCCGCGCGGGGGGCGAGGGGCCGCAGGACGCCCATTGCGCGGACGCGCACGGTCCGGTCCACCGGCAGGGCCCGCACGACCACTGA
- a CDS encoding NUDIX domain-containing protein → MTHKRSAGLLLFRRTGEGSDPGVEVLLGRMGGPLWAGRDAGGWAIPKGEYEPDETPRDAARREFTEEIGLPPPEGEYLPLGEVRLSSGKLVTIWAVEADLDPALMVPGTFSMEWPPHSGAVQEFPELDRVAWFTPQMAETKLMPPQLPFLKRLLALVKD, encoded by the coding sequence ATGACGCACAAACGCAGTGCCGGACTGCTCCTGTTCCGCCGAACGGGCGAGGGCTCGGATCCGGGGGTCGAGGTCCTGCTCGGCCGCATGGGCGGCCCGCTGTGGGCCGGACGGGACGCCGGGGGCTGGGCCATCCCCAAGGGCGAGTACGAGCCGGACGAGACGCCGCGGGACGCGGCCCGCCGGGAGTTCACCGAGGAGATCGGGCTGCCGCCCCCGGAGGGCGAGTACCTGCCGCTGGGCGAGGTGCGGCTGTCCAGCGGGAAGCTGGTGACCATCTGGGCGGTGGAGGCGGACCTCGACCCCGCGCTGATGGTGCCCGGGACCTTCTCCATGGAGTGGCCGCCGCACTCCGGGGCCGTGCAGGAGTTCCCCGAGCTGGACCGGGTGGCCTGGTTCACCCCCCAGATGGCGGAAACCAAGCTGATGCCTCCTCAACTCCCGTTTCTGAAGCGGTTGTTGGCGCTTGTCAAGGATTGA
- a CDS encoding ABC transporter ATP-binding protein/permease, producing MVQRPGVPTAPELVLETDLGSTEMSPGRVYHVGRDPLCEICLDDARVSWHHALLRPDGDHWTVEDEGSTNGTWADGHRIHEWIVGPGSELRFGSAADGPRAVLVDRAPPRPGSRPSGVSNPSLTGTFRQPTSIRPLLARTAVRIGRAPDSDLVIDDLVVSRRHAELRALADGTHEIADLDSHNGTYLNGARVVGAAPLAEGDIVGIGHSDFCLVGDQLQEYVDTGEVSLDVQDLTVAVDRGRKRLLDAVSFPVGAKCLLAVVGPSGAGKSTLLGALTGLRPADRGTVLYDGRDLYRDYAELRSRIGLVPQDDILHTQLTVRRALAYAAELRFPQDTAKAERRARVDEVIGELGLQERAGQPIHSLSGGQRKRVSVALELLTKPSLLFLDEPTSGLDPGMDRSVMHMLRGLADDGRTVIVVTHSVLSLDVCDRLLVLAPGGRIAYYGPPGETLGFFGFTQWPEAFEAFENQQDRDWAGEYATSPLHHRYVDGAPRQPRPGGDDRDESRHASADFVAAPPKSQSWGSQLSTLIRRYAAALSADKTFLAIMIALPFVMGAMARALAGGALTRETAMNALLILCVGGVLTGAANAVRELVKERVIYRRERAVGLSRSAYLMSKVVVLGAITVAQAVVLTLVGLFGVKLGAPGGRGVFLPPLAEITLVVALLSFTAMMLGLLVSALVTKEEVTMPLLVLLAIVQVVFCGALLQLDGVPVVEQLAWFVPSRWALGAMAGTIDLGAILPGPLTDDPLFAHSPGVWLFNVGMLVALSVLFGVLVARLLRRREPAIMRK from the coding sequence ATGGTCCAGCGGCCCGGTGTGCCGACGGCGCCCGAGCTCGTCCTGGAGACCGACCTCGGTTCCACGGAGATGAGCCCGGGCCGGGTCTATCACGTCGGTCGCGACCCCCTGTGCGAGATCTGCCTCGACGACGCCCGCGTCTCCTGGCACCACGCGCTCCTGCGCCCCGACGGCGACCACTGGACCGTCGAGGACGAGGGCAGCACCAACGGCACCTGGGCAGACGGCCACCGCATCCACGAATGGATCGTCGGCCCCGGAAGCGAGCTGCGCTTCGGCAGCGCCGCGGACGGCCCGCGCGCCGTTCTCGTCGACCGCGCGCCGCCCCGGCCCGGTTCCCGGCCCTCCGGGGTCTCGAACCCGTCCCTGACCGGCACCTTCCGGCAGCCGACCAGCATCCGCCCGCTGCTCGCCCGTACCGCCGTCCGTATCGGCCGCGCCCCCGACAGCGACCTCGTCATCGACGACCTCGTCGTCTCCCGTCGGCACGCCGAACTGCGGGCGCTCGCCGACGGCACGCACGAGATCGCCGACCTCGACAGCCACAACGGCACCTATCTCAACGGCGCCCGGGTGGTCGGGGCCGCCCCCCTCGCCGAGGGAGACATCGTCGGCATCGGCCACTCGGACTTCTGCCTCGTCGGGGACCAGCTCCAGGAGTACGTCGACACGGGCGAGGTCTCCCTCGACGTCCAGGACCTCACCGTCGCCGTCGACCGCGGCCGCAAGAGACTCCTCGACGCCGTCTCCTTCCCCGTCGGCGCCAAATGCCTGCTCGCCGTGGTCGGCCCCAGCGGAGCGGGCAAGTCCACCCTGCTGGGCGCCCTCACCGGCCTGCGCCCCGCCGACCGGGGCACCGTCCTCTACGACGGCCGCGACCTCTACCGCGACTACGCCGAACTGCGCAGCCGCATCGGACTCGTCCCGCAGGACGACATCCTGCACACCCAGCTCACCGTCCGGCGCGCCCTCGCCTACGCCGCCGAACTGCGCTTCCCGCAGGACACCGCCAAGGCCGAACGCCGGGCCCGGGTCGACGAGGTGATCGGCGAACTCGGCCTCCAGGAGCGTGCGGGCCAGCCCATCCACAGCCTCTCCGGCGGCCAGCGCAAACGCGTCTCCGTCGCCCTGGAACTGCTCACCAAGCCCTCGCTGCTCTTCCTGGACGAACCCACCTCCGGCCTCGACCCCGGCATGGACCGCTCGGTGATGCACATGCTGCGCGGCCTCGCCGACGACGGCCGCACCGTCATCGTGGTGACCCACAGCGTGCTCAGTCTCGACGTCTGCGACCGGCTGCTCGTCCTCGCCCCCGGCGGGCGGATCGCCTACTACGGGCCCCCCGGGGAGACCCTGGGCTTCTTCGGCTTCACGCAGTGGCCCGAGGCCTTCGAAGCGTTCGAGAACCAGCAGGACCGCGACTGGGCCGGGGAGTACGCGACCTCGCCCCTGCACCACCGGTACGTCGACGGTGCCCCCCGGCAGCCGCGGCCGGGCGGCGACGACCGGGACGAGAGCCGGCACGCCTCGGCCGACTTCGTCGCCGCGCCGCCCAAGTCCCAGAGCTGGGGCTCCCAGCTGTCCACCCTCATCCGGCGGTACGCGGCCGCGCTCAGCGCCGACAAGACCTTCCTCGCGATCATGATCGCGCTGCCCTTCGTGATGGGAGCCATGGCCCGGGCCCTGGCCGGCGGCGCGCTCACCCGGGAGACGGCGATGAACGCCCTGCTCATCCTGTGCGTCGGCGGCGTGCTCACCGGAGCCGCCAACGCCGTGCGCGAGCTCGTCAAGGAGCGGGTCATCTACCGGCGCGAACGCGCCGTCGGGCTCTCGCGTTCCGCCTACCTGATGTCCAAGGTGGTGGTGCTGGGGGCCATCACCGTGGCCCAGGCCGTGGTGCTGACGCTCGTCGGCCTCTTCGGCGTGAAACTGGGCGCGCCCGGCGGGCGGGGCGTCTTCCTGCCACCCCTCGCCGAGATCACCCTCGTCGTGGCGCTGCTGTCCTTCACCGCGATGATGCTCGGCCTGCTGGTCTCCGCGCTGGTCACGAAGGAGGAGGTCACCATGCCGCTGCTGGTCCTCCTCGCCATCGTGCAGGTGGTCTTCTGCGGCGCGCTGCTCCAACTGGACGGAGTGCCGGTGGTCGAGCAGCTGGCCTGGTTCGTGCCCTCGCGCTGGGCGCTCGGTGCGATGGCGGGCACCATCGACCTGGGCGCGATCCTGCCCGGCCCGCTCACCGACGACCCGCTGTTCGCCCACAGCCCCGGCGTGTGGCTGTTCAACGTCGGCATGCTGGTGGCACTGTCGGTGCTCTTCGGGGTGCTCGTCGCCCGGCTGCTGCGCCGCCGCGAGCCCGCCATCATGCGGAAGTAG
- a CDS encoding trypsin-like serine peptidase, with protein sequence MLPRPARRTRARRASRILLALAAMAALISVDVPDAETGPPFGVTAQALPGASADRVGALFSGGGLDDGHFCTAAVVHSDDRDVIATAAHCLGNPDTTVFAPGYRDGEAPYGVWKVTGVHVAPGWTDGENPDDDIAFATVAPVDEGRSGAVEDLVGGFQVAAEQPADATVTVIGYPSTDETPLRCANTTSLFSDTQRRIECPDLSGGTSGSPWLVHGALAGVLGGYEGGGAVPEVSYSAVMDDQAVELYREAADAD encoded by the coding sequence ATGCTTCCTCGACCGGCCCGCCGCACCCGTGCGCGGCGGGCATCCAGGATCCTGCTGGCGCTGGCCGCGATGGCCGCGCTGATCAGCGTGGACGTCCCCGACGCCGAGACCGGTCCCCCGTTCGGAGTCACCGCGCAGGCCCTGCCCGGCGCCTCGGCGGACCGGGTCGGCGCGCTCTTCTCGGGGGGCGGGCTCGACGACGGGCACTTCTGTACCGCGGCGGTGGTGCACAGCGACGACCGCGATGTGATCGCCACCGCCGCGCACTGCCTGGGCAACCCGGACACCACCGTCTTCGCACCGGGCTACCGGGACGGCGAGGCCCCGTACGGCGTGTGGAAGGTGACCGGTGTCCACGTCGCCCCGGGCTGGACGGACGGCGAGAACCCGGACGACGACATCGCCTTCGCGACGGTGGCCCCGGTGGACGAGGGGCGGTCGGGTGCTGTCGAGGACCTCGTGGGCGGCTTCCAGGTCGCCGCGGAGCAGCCCGCCGACGCCACGGTGACGGTCATCGGGTACCCGAGCACCGACGAGACCCCGCTGCGTTGCGCCAACACCACCAGCCTGTTCTCGGACACCCAGCGGCGCATCGAGTGCCCGGACCTCAGCGGCGGCACCAGCGGCAGCCCCTGGCTGGTGCACGGCGCCCTGGCCGGGGTGCTCGGCGGCTACGAGGGCGGCGGCGCCGTCCCGGAGGTCTCGTACAGCGCGGTGATGGACGACCAGGCCGTGGAGCTCTACCGCGAGGCGGCGGACGCGGACTGA
- a CDS encoding serine/threonine-protein kinase, whose translation MKDTRTSWTVPGYTEVRELGSGGSGRVVLAVHDGTATAVAVKYLSDRLRQDPAFVGEFRAEARLLGGLRSPYVVGLYEYVESPGGAAIVMELVDGISLRALLKQAGRADAEAALVVLKGSLLGLAAAHREGVVHRDYKPENVLVAADGSSKLVDFGIAAGRGTTPGVAGTPAYMAPEQWQGRPASPAADVYAATATFFECLTGRKPYDGENFAELAVQHIEAPVPETEAPEPVRPLIRRGLAKQPEQRPENAEAFVTELEGVALAAYGPQWEERGQRKLAALAALLPLLFPSAGAAAEGTTAVATTTLHSGSGWAPGRSGWLAAGVALVLGAALVLTTDAIGAAPGGASALSAFATTSAAPPGSGSPTPAPAPPVSASPSASASPSASPSASPSLSPAPTPSASSAPSPTPKPTVSWPTAPTPSPTPTPTPTLKVTKVDVSLKPGVYRGDATVTLAAQGTGPVTVVLEWFLGSGPGDYSVPDGTDTVVVQAGSVAPVVRAHTFTRGRGCYGGVRVTTKPAAGNRSASDSQYLLRCQEAPR comes from the coding sequence ATGAAGGACACGCGGACGTCATGGACGGTCCCCGGTTACACGGAGGTACGGGAGCTCGGCTCGGGCGGCAGCGGCCGCGTCGTGCTCGCCGTGCACGACGGTACGGCCACGGCGGTCGCGGTGAAGTACCTCAGCGACCGGCTGCGCCAGGACCCGGCCTTCGTCGGCGAGTTCCGGGCCGAGGCCCGCCTGCTCGGCGGGCTCCGGTCGCCGTACGTGGTGGGCCTGTACGAGTACGTGGAGTCGCCCGGCGGCGCGGCCATCGTGATGGAACTGGTGGACGGCATCTCCCTGCGCGCCCTGCTGAAGCAGGCCGGGCGGGCGGACGCCGAGGCCGCGCTGGTGGTCCTGAAGGGCTCCCTGCTCGGGCTGGCGGCGGCGCACCGGGAGGGCGTGGTCCACCGCGACTACAAGCCGGAGAACGTGCTGGTCGCGGCGGACGGCTCGTCGAAGCTGGTGGACTTCGGGATTGCGGCGGGCCGCGGGACCACACCGGGCGTGGCCGGAACCCCGGCCTACATGGCGCCCGAGCAGTGGCAGGGCCGGCCGGCCTCGCCCGCGGCCGACGTCTACGCGGCGACGGCGACCTTCTTCGAGTGCCTGACCGGGCGCAAGCCGTACGACGGGGAGAACTTCGCGGAGCTCGCGGTCCAGCACATCGAGGCTCCGGTGCCGGAGACCGAGGCCCCCGAGCCCGTACGCCCGCTGATCCGACGGGGTCTGGCCAAGCAGCCGGAGCAACGGCCGGAGAACGCCGAGGCCTTCGTGACGGAGCTGGAGGGCGTGGCCCTCGCCGCGTACGGGCCGCAGTGGGAGGAGCGCGGCCAGCGCAAGCTGGCGGCGCTGGCCGCGCTGCTGCCGCTGCTGTTCCCCTCGGCGGGCGCCGCGGCGGAGGGCACCACCGCGGTGGCCACGACCACGCTGCACAGCGGATCCGGCTGGGCCCCCGGCCGGAGCGGCTGGCTGGCGGCCGGGGTGGCGCTGGTCCTGGGAGCGGCGCTGGTGCTCACCACGGACGCGATCGGCGCGGCACCGGGCGGGGCCTCGGCACTGAGCGCGTTCGCCACGACGAGCGCGGCCCCTCCCGGGTCCGGCTCGCCGACCCCTGCCCCGGCCCCGCCGGTCTCGGCGTCCCCGTCCGCGAGCGCGAGCCCGTCGGCGTCGCCGAGTGCCTCGCCCTCGCTGTCGCCGGCTCCCACGCCCTCCGCGTCCTCGGCCCCGAGCCCGACCCCGAAGCCGACGGTGAGCTGGCCGACGGCGCCGACCCCCTCTCCGACGCCCACGCCGACGCCGACCCTGAAGGTCACGAAGGTCGACGTCTCGCTCAAGCCCGGCGTGTACCGCGGCGATGCGACCGTGACGCTCGCCGCCCAGGGCACCGGGCCGGTCACCGTCGTACTGGAGTGGTTCCTGGGCAGCGGGCCGGGCGACTATTCCGTGCCCGACGGCACGGACACGGTCGTCGTCCAGGCCGGTTCGGTGGCCCCCGTGGTCCGGGCCCACACCTTCACCCGCGGCCGCGGCTGCTACGGCGGGGTCAGGGTCACCACCAAGCCCGCCGCCGGCAACAGGTCCGCGTCCGACTCGCAGTACCTGCTGCGCTGCCAGGAGGCGCCCCGATGA
- a CDS encoding ATP-binding protein, with protein sequence MNWLIHDYRESDLAAVVHLIDTTAELGQESVFSLAECISALTGRQPCVVAVHQGVPIGAALACVTGERAWVMRIAIAAGWRGRGLASALLVELERRLVAARVGRIAYVLPEEDLLGEGLLNAGYTRQPAVAYFEKTEPLHGPAAGLLDDLGGRFLPSDLWAKVAGMEKEKDLIERRVVLPLAEPERAAAHGVRPPRAITLFGPPGTGKTTFARAIASRLGWPFVELLPSRLAGEGNLAAALRDAFARIAELERVLVFIDEVEEIAPVRTEPAQPGGIHGVTNELLKLIPGFREGDERLLVCATNSIRSLDPAFLRPGRFDYLIPIGTPDAGARAAIWSRYTAGRADVDVSALVAATELFTPADIEHAARIAAQVSFERDLEAVGVRGAVAAQLGAGTTDYLAAVRQCRPTVTPAMTGEFEADITAHARF encoded by the coding sequence GTGAACTGGCTGATCCACGACTACCGCGAGAGCGATCTCGCAGCGGTCGTCCATCTGATCGACACCACGGCCGAACTCGGCCAGGAGTCCGTCTTCTCGCTCGCCGAGTGCATCAGCGCCCTCACCGGCCGGCAGCCCTGCGTGGTCGCCGTCCACCAGGGCGTCCCGATCGGCGCGGCCCTCGCCTGCGTCACCGGTGAGCGCGCCTGGGTGATGCGCATCGCGATCGCCGCGGGCTGGCGCGGCCGGGGCCTGGCCAGCGCCCTGCTCGTCGAGCTGGAGCGACGGCTCGTCGCGGCGCGCGTCGGCCGGATCGCGTACGTCCTGCCCGAGGAGGACCTGCTCGGCGAGGGCCTCCTCAACGCCGGCTACACGCGGCAGCCGGCCGTCGCCTACTTCGAGAAGACCGAGCCGCTGCACGGACCGGCGGCCGGCCTCCTCGACGACCTCGGGGGCCGGTTCCTGCCCAGCGACCTGTGGGCCAAGGTCGCGGGCATGGAGAAGGAGAAGGACCTCATCGAGCGGCGCGTGGTGCTGCCGCTCGCCGAACCGGAGCGCGCCGCCGCGCACGGCGTGCGGCCGCCGCGTGCCATCACCCTCTTCGGCCCGCCCGGCACCGGCAAGACCACCTTCGCCCGGGCCATCGCCTCCCGGCTCGGCTGGCCCTTCGTCGAACTGCTGCCCTCCCGCCTCGCCGGCGAGGGCAACCTCGCCGCTGCGCTGCGCGACGCGTTCGCCCGGATAGCCGAGCTGGAACGGGTCCTCGTCTTCATCGACGAGGTCGAGGAGATCGCGCCCGTGCGCACCGAGCCCGCGCAGCCCGGCGGCATCCACGGGGTGACCAACGAACTGCTCAAGCTGATCCCGGGCTTCCGGGAGGGCGACGAACGGCTGCTGGTGTGCGCCACCAACTCCATCCGCTCCCTCGACCCGGCCTTCCTGCGGCCGGGTCGCTTCGACTACCTGATCCCGATCGGCACCCCGGACGCCGGGGCCCGCGCCGCGATCTGGTCCCGCTACACGGCGGGGCGCGCGGACGTCGACGTATCGGCCCTGGTGGCGGCGACCGAGCTGTTCACACCTGCCGACATCGAGCACGCGGCGCGGATCGCGGCACAGGTGTCCTTCGAACGGGACCTGGAGGCGGTGGGCGTGCGGGGCGCGGTGGCCGCGCAGCTCGGCGCGGGTACGACGGACTACCTGGCAGCCGTCCGGCAGTGCAGGCCGACGGTGACCCCGGCGATGACGGGCGAGTTCGAGGCGGACATCACCGCGCACGCGCGGTTCTAA